One part of the Arachidicoccus terrestris genome encodes these proteins:
- a CDS encoding pyruvate dehydrogenase complex E1 component subunit beta, with the protein MRQIAFREALREAMNEEMRRDERVFLMGEEVAEYNGAYKVSQGMLAEFGPKRVIDTPISELGFTGVAVGAAQNGLLPIVEYMTWNFAVLALDQILNTASKMLAMSGGQIGCPIVLRGPNGSAGQLGAQHSTAFEALYANIPGIKVVSVSNGYDGKGLLKQAIRYEQDPVIFMESEVMYGDKCEVPEEEYYIEIGKAAIKKEGKDVTIVSFNKMMKVALAAAEELEKEGISAEVIDLRTIRPLDWRTILESVKKTNRLVIVEEQWPFASVSSEITYRIQKEGFDYLDAPIRRITAADAPMHYAPTLVEAYLPSVGRVVKLVKEVMYLKK; encoded by the coding sequence CAATGGTGCTTACAAAGTGAGCCAGGGTATGCTGGCTGAATTCGGTCCTAAACGTGTGATTGATACGCCTATCTCCGAATTAGGCTTCACCGGTGTGGCTGTAGGCGCTGCTCAAAACGGATTATTGCCTATCGTAGAATATATGACCTGGAATTTTGCTGTTTTAGCACTCGATCAGATCCTGAATACGGCATCTAAAATGCTGGCTATGAGTGGAGGTCAAATTGGCTGCCCTATCGTATTGCGTGGACCCAACGGTAGTGCAGGACAGCTGGGTGCCCAGCATTCTACGGCTTTTGAAGCCTTATATGCCAATATCCCCGGTATTAAAGTGGTATCCGTGTCGAATGGTTATGACGGTAAAGGTTTATTGAAACAGGCCATCCGTTATGAACAGGACCCTGTGATCTTCATGGAAAGTGAAGTGATGTACGGTGATAAATGTGAAGTGCCTGAAGAAGAATATTATATAGAGATTGGCAAGGCAGCGATAAAAAAAGAAGGCAAAGACGTTACTATTGTATCTTTCAATAAAATGATGAAGGTTGCGCTGGCTGCGGCAGAAGAACTGGAAAAAGAAGGTATTAGTGCCGAAGTAATCGACCTTAGAACGATCCGCCCACTGGATTGGAGAACCATTCTGGAAAGTGTTAAAAAGACCAATCGCCTGGTGATCGTGGAGGAGCAATGGCCGTTTGCTTCTGTCAGTTCAGAAATTACTTACCGCATTCAAAAAGAAGGTTTCGATTATTTAGATGCACCTATTCGCAGAATTACTGCTGCTGATGCACCGATGCACTATGCTCCTACACTGGTGGAAGCTTATCTGCCCAGCGTCGGCCGTGTCGTTAAGCTGGTTAAAGAAGTGATGTACCTGAAAAAATAA
- a CDS encoding FxLYD domain-containing protein — protein sequence MQYWLRRNNIEKGPFTKEALLSQGLNSSDLIKIDGGSEWKSPNSFAELQQGLQSTPKPKYKFTADKKLIEIKDEDQVKPEATVPKPEPSAGPSPFKRMPSALPKKKTTVPPPVDKTGVNINEKVKERAKNSRIEKPLESTQMYTSGSAAAHAAANAHQKIHPQIQNLDEAPLREVRHHPTPKPVRTTARPQNSHFFKEFFLPIIIIGGIGFLAWWGYKQFTTPSTDSGIAATGLAVRDSSTAGSKRQDSQKNNTVKTDGPAAIPMHKPTGNAVNTTSQPKSVKDSSRLAKVSEKAAQTPSRTSASTTPSVTAQKTTALKDSSTDKNTVKAPPAKATAPVEKKADTPVTTTAKEAPEKKAPEKKAQKAASIADYVSLSLNKAPEPGIKNVKIRVHNTSKDDLNIAVVEIKYYDKEGKFIQGETLQTGKINAGKTTTLKVPSSRNAERISYKVSLISGDNVYLMGR from the coding sequence GTGCAATACTGGTTACGTAGAAATAACATCGAAAAGGGCCCGTTTACCAAAGAGGCGTTACTCAGCCAAGGGCTCAATTCCAGCGACCTGATCAAGATCGATGGCGGTTCCGAGTGGAAATCGCCCAATAGTTTTGCTGAACTGCAACAGGGGTTGCAAAGTACACCCAAACCAAAATATAAGTTTACTGCAGATAAGAAATTGATAGAAATCAAGGACGAGGACCAGGTAAAACCCGAGGCGACCGTTCCTAAACCAGAACCTTCGGCCGGACCCTCTCCGTTTAAACGCATGCCCTCAGCCTTGCCCAAAAAAAAGACAACTGTTCCGCCACCAGTGGATAAGACGGGCGTCAATATAAATGAGAAGGTAAAAGAACGGGCCAAAAATTCACGGATAGAAAAACCTCTGGAGTCCACACAAATGTATACAAGTGGATCTGCTGCGGCTCATGCCGCCGCAAATGCGCATCAAAAAATACACCCTCAGATCCAAAACTTGGATGAAGCTCCGCTCAGAGAAGTCCGGCACCACCCCACTCCTAAGCCAGTTCGGACGACTGCTCGTCCACAAAACTCCCATTTTTTTAAGGAATTCTTTCTTCCGATTATCATCATTGGTGGTATTGGCTTTCTGGCCTGGTGGGGATATAAACAATTTACAACGCCTTCTACAGATTCGGGCATTGCGGCAACCGGCCTTGCAGTTCGTGATTCTTCAACTGCGGGCAGCAAACGGCAAGACTCACAAAAAAACAATACAGTCAAGACCGACGGGCCGGCGGCTATTCCCATGCATAAGCCAACTGGAAATGCCGTGAACACCACTTCGCAACCTAAGTCCGTTAAGGATAGCAGCAGGTTAGCCAAGGTCTCAGAGAAAGCCGCACAAACTCCCTCGCGGACCTCAGCCTCCACTACTCCATCCGTGACAGCACAAAAAACAACGGCCCTAAAAGACAGCAGTACGGATAAAAATACGGTCAAGGCTCCTCCGGCAAAGGCAACAGCCCCGGTAGAGAAAAAAGCGGATACACCTGTGACAACAACAGCCAAGGAAGCGCCTGAAAAAAAGGCGCCTGAAAAAAAAGCACAAAAAGCGGCAAGTATAGCAGATTATGTTAGTTTGTCCTTGAATAAGGCGCCGGAACCGGGTATTAAAAACGTGAAAATTAGAGTTCATAATACTTCAAAAGATGACCTCAATATAGCCGTCGTGGAAATTAAATATTACGATAAGGAAGGAAAATTCATTCAAGGAGAAACCCTCCAGACTGGAAAAATAAATGCCGGCAAAACGACGACACTTAAGGTTCCCAGTAGCAGAAATGCAGAACGTATCTCCTATAAAGTTTCTCTGATCAGCGGTGATAATGTCTATCTTATGGGGCGCTGA
- the gyrA gene encoding DNA gyrase subunit A — protein sequence MEENKDLLPEETGDHDRIIPVNIETEMKTAYIDYSMSVIVGRALPDVRDGFKPVHRRVLYSMNELGNHSNKPYKKSARIVGEVMGKYHPHGDSSIYFTVVRMAQDFTMRYTLVDGQGNFGTQDGDSPAAMRYTEIRLSKLAETMLEDIEKDTVDFHLNFDDSLEEPSVLPTRIPQLLLNGSSGIAVGMATNMMPHNLTEVVDGCLAYVDNRDIAIEDLMKIVKAPDFPTGGIIFGMDGVRQAMMTGRGRVMVRGKCHVETKESGREKIVITEVPYQVSLDGLTDKIGQLATNKVVEGIAYVNNETSKRGGIRIVVELKRDAVANVVINQLYKYSELQTSFGINNVAICKGRPRTLNLRQLIAEFIEFRMDVVIRRSKFELKKAEEKEHLLRGYLIALDNLDEVIRIIRESTNPAEAKENLVAAQLKLKNSQIIQLLGEATSNEFLDEVQAQAILEMRLQRLTGMEREKIQADYNELMQFIAKLKHLLANEDARYDVIKEELLEVKNKYGDERKSTIEYNANDISIEDLIEEEDVVITISHLGYIKRTSASEYRQQRRGGRGGKGAATRNEDYVEHLFVASTHDTMMYFTEKGRVFWLKVYEIPEGEKNAKGRAIQNLIQIPGDDKVRTIINVKKLTDETYVNSHYVVLCTKKGIIKKTALKDFSRPRATGVNAITVNEGDELLEAMLTDGQSEIMLAVKSGRAIRFPEAKVRPTGRGAIGVTGIEVDAKDDEVVGMIHVDKEDLDHTVLVVSEKGYGKRTRIIDEMGEDVYRVTNRGGKGVKTINVTEKTGKLVGILNVTEKHDLIITCKSGITLRTDVAAIKEAGRNTQGVILIRLDDGDEIAAISKIDEQQMEEPAEEIIAEGADVIPSETSSGDNDQSEKDDDLPDAKRDIEEM from the coding sequence ATGGAAGAAAATAAAGATTTGTTACCCGAAGAAACGGGTGATCATGACCGGATTATTCCCGTCAATATCGAAACTGAAATGAAAACCGCCTACATCGATTATTCGATGAGCGTTATTGTCGGAAGAGCGTTACCCGATGTCCGCGACGGGTTTAAACCCGTTCATCGCCGCGTTCTTTACTCTATGAATGAGTTAGGGAATCATAGCAATAAACCTTATAAAAAGTCTGCCCGTATCGTCGGGGAGGTAATGGGTAAATACCACCCTCACGGTGACTCTTCAATTTATTTTACAGTCGTCAGGATGGCCCAGGATTTTACCATGCGTTATACGTTGGTGGATGGCCAGGGTAATTTTGGTACCCAGGACGGGGATAGCCCGGCTGCCATGCGTTACACTGAGATCCGCCTGTCCAAGCTGGCAGAAACGATGTTGGAAGATATCGAAAAAGATACAGTGGACTTTCATCTGAATTTTGATGATTCCCTGGAGGAACCCAGTGTATTGCCTACCAGGATTCCTCAGCTTTTACTCAACGGTTCCAGTGGGATCGCCGTTGGTATGGCGACCAATATGATGCCTCATAATCTTACGGAGGTTGTTGACGGATGTTTGGCCTATGTTGACAATAGGGACATCGCGATTGAGGATTTAATGAAAATAGTCAAAGCGCCTGATTTCCCGACAGGGGGAATCATCTTTGGCATGGATGGAGTGAGACAAGCCATGATGACTGGCCGCGGACGTGTCATGGTCCGAGGCAAATGCCATGTGGAGACCAAAGAGTCAGGAAGGGAAAAGATCGTTATTACAGAAGTACCGTATCAAGTCAGTCTGGATGGACTTACTGATAAGATCGGTCAATTAGCGACCAATAAAGTGGTAGAAGGAATAGCCTATGTTAATAATGAGACGAGTAAAAGAGGGGGTATCCGTATTGTTGTAGAACTCAAAAGAGATGCCGTGGCCAATGTGGTCATCAACCAACTCTATAAATATTCTGAGCTGCAAACCAGTTTTGGGATTAATAATGTGGCAATCTGTAAAGGGCGCCCACGTACGCTAAATCTCAGACAACTGATCGCTGAATTCATTGAATTCAGAATGGATGTAGTCATCCGCAGGTCCAAATTCGAACTTAAGAAAGCAGAGGAGAAAGAACATCTTTTAAGAGGTTATCTAATTGCACTGGATAATTTGGACGAAGTGATCCGGATTATTCGTGAGTCTACCAATCCGGCTGAGGCTAAAGAAAATCTGGTCGCCGCACAGCTGAAACTTAAAAATTCTCAAATTATCCAACTCCTGGGTGAAGCGACCTCAAATGAATTCCTAGATGAAGTGCAGGCACAGGCCATTTTAGAAATGAGATTGCAACGGCTTACCGGCATGGAAAGAGAAAAGATCCAGGCTGATTATAATGAGCTTATGCAGTTTATCGCCAAATTGAAGCATTTACTCGCCAATGAGGACGCCCGTTATGATGTGATCAAGGAAGAGCTTCTGGAGGTTAAAAATAAATATGGAGATGAAAGAAAGAGCACCATTGAGTATAACGCCAACGACATTAGTATCGAGGACTTGATTGAAGAGGAAGATGTGGTCATTACGATCTCTCATCTGGGTTATATTAAACGAACTTCGGCCTCTGAATACCGCCAACAAAGACGTGGTGGCCGTGGAGGCAAGGGAGCCGCTACCAGAAATGAAGATTACGTTGAGCATTTATTCGTAGCTTCTACCCATGACACCATGATGTATTTTACAGAAAAAGGGCGGGTGTTTTGGCTGAAAGTCTATGAAATACCGGAAGGAGAGAAGAATGCAAAAGGCAGAGCCATTCAGAATCTGATTCAGATACCCGGTGACGATAAAGTGAGAACGATTATCAATGTGAAGAAACTAACGGACGAAACCTATGTAAATAGTCATTATGTTGTTTTATGTACCAAGAAGGGAATTATTAAGAAGACGGCGCTTAAAGATTTTAGCCGCCCCAGGGCTACAGGGGTAAACGCCATCACAGTTAACGAAGGAGACGAATTACTGGAAGCTATGTTAACAGATGGCCAAAGTGAAATCATGCTGGCGGTTAAGAGCGGTCGGGCGATCCGTTTCCCTGAAGCCAAGGTGCGTCCAACCGGCCGGGGTGCCATTGGTGTAACGGGTATAGAGGTAGATGCGAAAGATGACGAAGTGGTCGGCATGATCCATGTAGATAAAGAAGATTTAGATCATACTGTATTGGTTGTCAGTGAGAAAGGGTACGGTAAGCGGACCCGGATCATTGATGAGATGGGAGAAGATGTTTATCGTGTAACCAACAGGGGAGGCAAAGGTGTAAAAACAATTAATGTAACGGAAAAAACTGGCAAGCTTGTTGGTATATTAAATGTTACAGAAAAGCATGATCTGATTATCACCTGCAAATCAGGTATCACACTGCGTACGGATGTGGCGGCAATTAAGGAAGCAGGTAGAAACACGCAGGGGGTTATCCTGATTCGTCTGGATGACGGCGATGAAATTGCAGCTATTTCTAAAATTGATGAACAGCAAATGGAAGAACCGGCCGAGGAGATAATTGCAGAAGGAGCAGATGTTATCCCGTCGGAGACTTCTAGCGGGGATAACGATCAATCTGAAAAAGATGACGATCTGCCAGATGCAAAAAGGGACATTGAAGAAATGTAG
- the rdgB gene encoding RdgB/HAM1 family non-canonical purine NTP pyrophosphatase produces MELIFATNNPNKVREIRNVIGDKIHILPLKEAGIIIEIPEPHDTLQDNALEKAQTISHLTGKNCFSEDSGLEVTALGGAPGVKSARFAGDKATDRQNIELLLEKMQGKAMRQAQFRTVIALIWEHQTYYFEGICTGRITERPTGESGFGYDPIFIPDGSEHSFAEMTMEEKNKFSHRKKATTQLIEFLKRKLK; encoded by the coding sequence ATGGAACTCATATTTGCGACGAATAATCCCAATAAGGTCAGAGAAATCAGAAACGTAATCGGCGATAAGATTCACATCCTACCTCTAAAGGAAGCAGGTATCATTATAGAGATTCCAGAACCACATGACACCTTACAGGATAACGCTCTGGAAAAAGCACAGACCATTTCTCACCTAACCGGCAAAAATTGTTTCAGTGAAGACAGTGGACTTGAAGTCACTGCATTAGGTGGAGCGCCAGGCGTGAAAAGCGCCAGGTTTGCCGGCGATAAAGCAACAGACAGGCAAAATATTGAACTTCTGTTAGAAAAGATGCAAGGTAAGGCGATGCGTCAGGCGCAGTTCAGAACTGTCATCGCACTGATTTGGGAACATCAGACCTACTATTTTGAGGGAATTTGTACGGGCAGGATCACAGAGCGACCTACGGGAGAAAGTGGTTTTGGATACGACCCGATATTTATACCAGATGGTAGCGAACACTCCTTTGCAGAGATGACCATGGAAGAAAAAAACAAGTTCAGTCATCGTAAGAAGGCCACAACGCAACTCATCGAATTTCTAAAACGCAAGCTAAAATAG
- a CDS encoding branched-chain amino acid aminotransferase: MSESLAIKVSKTDSSRLPQVELKNIHFGHVFTDHMLVADYTDGKWQQVEIKPYQPLTFAPSLAAIHYGQSIFEGIKAYKNTKGEAVIFRPEENFKRFNQSAVRMEMPEVPSEIFMEGMKQLINLDKDWIPAMENHSLYIRPFMFATDEFIGVRPSGSYKFIIILSPTGPYYDKPMRIAVEEKYTRAAPGGVGEAKNAGNYGGSLKPAQDAIRNGFDQVLWTDAFEHKWLQEVGTMNVFFVLKDAVVTPSLEEGTILDGVTRKSAIVVLREMGLNVEERRVNVEELIQAYDNGDFVEAFGTGTAATISRIKELSYKDKHMVFDLDKAEVSRELAKRLNDIRIGVTEDKHGWIVKL, translated from the coding sequence ATGAGCGAGTCTTTAGCTATTAAAGTTTCCAAAACTGATTCCAGCCGGTTGCCACAGGTGGAACTCAAAAATATTCATTTTGGGCATGTTTTCACGGATCACATGCTGGTGGCAGATTATACCGATGGGAAATGGCAGCAGGTGGAGATTAAACCCTATCAGCCATTAACATTTGCACCTTCTCTGGCTGCTATACATTATGGCCAGTCTATATTCGAAGGGATTAAGGCCTATAAAAACACCAAAGGGGAAGCCGTGATCTTCCGTCCGGAAGAGAATTTTAAGCGTTTTAATCAATCGGCAGTGCGTATGGAAATGCCGGAGGTTCCCAGTGAGATATTTATGGAGGGTATGAAACAATTGATCAATCTGGACAAGGATTGGATTCCCGCCATGGAAAACCATTCTTTGTATATCCGTCCTTTTATGTTCGCCACTGATGAGTTTATTGGCGTACGCCCATCCGGTTCCTATAAATTCATTATTATTTTGAGTCCGACCGGACCTTATTATGATAAGCCGATGCGTATTGCTGTTGAAGAAAAATACACGAGGGCTGCTCCGGGAGGCGTCGGTGAGGCCAAGAATGCGGGTAACTATGGCGGTAGCCTGAAGCCTGCACAGGATGCCATCCGCAACGGTTTTGATCAGGTACTGTGGACGGATGCTTTTGAGCATAAATGGTTACAGGAAGTTGGAACGATGAATGTGTTTTTTGTACTCAAGGATGCAGTCGTCACGCCTTCGCTGGAAGAAGGTACTATTTTAGATGGGGTTACCCGTAAAAGCGCTATTGTTGTTCTTCGTGAAATGGGTCTTAATGTGGAAGAAAGAAGAGTCAATGTAGAGGAGTTAATTCAGGCTTATGATAACGGTGATTTTGTGGAAGCCTTTGGTACTGGGACCGCTGCAACAATTTCCAGAATTAAAGAATTAAGCTATAAAGACAAGCATATGGTTTTTGATCTGGACAAAGCGGAGGTCTCAAGGGAACTGGCTAAAAGACTAAATGATATCCGCATCGGTGTGACCGAGGACAAACATGGTTGGATCGTGAAGCTATAG
- a CDS encoding Na+/H+ antiporter: MGHENLIHQNLLLILALFFAMALLYVLSQRFRISYPIFLVIGGLGISLIPGVRPISIDPDLIFLIFLPPLLFEAAWYTSWNDFWKWKRSIFSLGFGLVIMTSLAVAFFSVNIIPGFTFALGCLLGGIVSPPDAVAATSVLKGLKMPRRGLVILEGESLVNDAASLTVLRFAIAAILTSQFVFRVAATNFMILSVMGIFVGLVIAHLLYFILRYWAKSSSITTPITLIAPYIMYVVAEYFNWSGVLAVVSGGLFLSFRSSDFLNYHTRLQTQEVWATVGFLLNGFVFILIGLELKQIIHSLEGYSIEEAIRYALVISVIVIVIRIILVYLALFLPRLLSSKIRNEERSPGLKLPFVIGWAGMRGVVSLASALAIPITLSDGTDFPHRNLILFITFIVILVTLVFQGLTLPFFIKFLKLKEIDDYRPEVEQLEEIRLRLSKDSLNYMDKHYGKELQEYESMAKIKEQIMRSITMSELNLSEQNDEATARSERKLNRKVLQELVKLRRSLLHTIRYEKKYDDSVIRDMEHSLDLEEARLAKY, from the coding sequence ATGGGGCATGAAAACCTGATACACCAAAATCTCTTACTGATTTTAGCTTTATTCTTCGCGATGGCATTGTTATATGTCTTAAGTCAGCGCTTTCGGATATCCTATCCGATTTTTCTGGTGATAGGTGGACTGGGCATAAGTCTGATACCAGGTGTACGGCCTATCAGTATTGATCCGGATTTGATTTTCCTCATATTTTTACCACCGCTACTTTTTGAAGCCGCCTGGTATACTTCATGGAATGATTTCTGGAAATGGAAGCGGTCAATCTTCTCCCTGGGTTTTGGTTTGGTGATTATGACCTCACTTGCGGTAGCTTTTTTTTCTGTGAATATCATTCCCGGATTTACGTTTGCTCTCGGATGCTTGCTGGGAGGAATTGTTTCTCCGCCTGATGCGGTAGCGGCAACCTCAGTGCTAAAGGGGCTTAAAATGCCAAGACGAGGTCTCGTCATCCTGGAGGGTGAGAGTCTGGTGAATGATGCTGCCTCCCTGACTGTTCTGAGATTTGCAATAGCTGCTATTTTAACCAGTCAGTTTGTTTTCAGGGTAGCGGCAACTAATTTTATGATCCTGTCTGTGATGGGAATTTTTGTGGGATTAGTGATTGCTCATTTGCTTTATTTTATTTTGAGATATTGGGCTAAATCCTCAAGTATTACGACACCTATTACATTGATTGCTCCTTATATCATGTACGTTGTGGCGGAGTATTTTAACTGGTCCGGTGTACTGGCGGTTGTCAGCGGAGGTTTGTTCCTTTCATTTAGGTCCAGTGATTTTTTAAATTACCATACCCGTCTGCAGACACAGGAGGTCTGGGCCACTGTGGGATTCTTACTGAATGGTTTTGTATTTATCCTGATCGGGCTGGAGTTGAAACAAATTATCCATAGCCTGGAGGGTTATTCTATTGAAGAGGCGATCCGGTATGCTTTGGTCATTAGTGTGATCGTTATAGTCATCCGGATTATTCTGGTTTATCTGGCGCTTTTTTTACCAAGGTTATTGTCTTCCAAAATCAGAAATGAGGAACGTAGTCCGGGGCTTAAACTGCCCTTTGTCATCGGATGGGCAGGTATGCGTGGGGTGGTTTCACTGGCTTCTGCATTGGCGATTCCTATTACGCTGTCCGATGGAACTGACTTTCCTCATAGAAACCTGATTCTCTTTATTACATTCATAGTTATCTTGGTAACACTGGTGTTCCAGGGATTAACCTTGCCATTCTTCATTAAATTCCTGAAACTGAAAGAAATTGACGACTACCGGCCCGAGGTGGAACAGCTCGAAGAAATTCGGTTAAGACTCAGTAAAGACTCGCTGAACTATATGGATAAGCATTACGGTAAGGAATTACAGGAATATGAAAGTATGGCTAAGATCAAAGAGCAGATCATGCGCAGTATTACAATGAGCGAGCTCAATTTGTCGGAGCAAAATGATGAAGCAACTGCCCGGTCTGAACGTAAACTGAACCGGAAGGTCCTGCAGGAACTGGTCAAACTGCGTCGATCGTTATTACATACGATCCGCTATGAGAAAAAGTATGACGATAGTGTCATCAGGGATATGGAGCACAGTCTGGACCTGGAAGAGGCACGGTTGGCTAAATATTAA
- a CDS encoding helix-turn-helix domain-containing protein — MQHFALIKTTCKIVKSAPYRLDHYAIVLCLSGQAKMTSGHFNFTVRPQSMHFVFPGMINVVEQSSEDFEIYMVLFSRDFFADMYLKEAVLESILDQTPDFPPISQLDNDMFAKVKSLIEGMHEEYKMQEKFHLKLIQSMLMQLFFLSGRIFQSEIQAQPAIASRGYQLVQQYKKAVDENFMDRRMVQWYADKLFVTAGYLGETVKKETGETAIKIIHRRVYLEAHYLLNYSQLSVKEISDQLNFDTPSHFSRFFKQFAGYAPTALKKNIA; from the coding sequence GTGCAACATTTTGCATTAATCAAAACAACATGCAAAATTGTCAAAAGTGCTCCATATAGATTAGACCATTATGCGATTGTACTTTGCCTGAGCGGTCAGGCTAAAATGACTTCAGGTCATTTTAATTTCACGGTTCGGCCTCAGAGCATGCATTTTGTTTTTCCCGGAATGATCAATGTTGTGGAACAGAGCTCTGAAGATTTTGAAATCTATATGGTTTTATTTAGCCGCGATTTTTTTGCTGATATGTATCTGAAAGAGGCTGTTCTGGAAAGCATACTGGATCAGACCCCTGATTTTCCCCCAATTAGCCAGTTAGATAATGACATGTTTGCAAAGGTTAAATCCCTGATTGAAGGTATGCATGAAGAATATAAAATGCAGGAAAAATTCCATCTGAAGCTTATTCAGTCAATGCTTATGCAGCTGTTTTTCTTATCCGGCCGTATTTTTCAAAGTGAGATACAAGCCCAGCCGGCTATAGCTTCCAGAGGTTATCAACTTGTACAACAGTATAAGAAGGCGGTTGATGAAAACTTCATGGATAGGAGGATGGTTCAGTGGTATGCAGATAAATTATTTGTTACTGCAGGGTATTTGGGGGAGACGGTAAAGAAAGAAACAGGTGAAACAGCAATAAAGATTATTCACCGCCGAGTTTATCTGGAGGCACATTATTTACTTAATTATTCGCAACTTAGTGTTAAAGAGATTTCTGATCAGCTCAATTTTGACACACCATCACATTTTTCGAGATTTTTTAAGCAGTTTGCAGGATATGCGCCAACAGCATTGAAGAAAAATATTGCTTGA
- a CDS encoding outer membrane beta-barrel protein has protein sequence MKILNKIAVLSLALVLGLTINAKAQTAPERSGIQLSVGPQANLPLGSFKDAYDWSIGGSVQADFPVLKNDLYVVVNAGYNNFFAKEGAGTGKDLGVIPVSAGLKYYFPSTNLYVQGTAGVGFLTSKDDVAADKSASFTYSPQVGYLLNLGGRNALDIAVKFEGDSKIYDNGKSSNFLGLRVAYNLGL, from the coding sequence ATGAAAATTTTAAACAAAATAGCCGTATTATCGCTTGCATTGGTCCTTGGATTGACTATTAATGCAAAAGCACAGACCGCTCCTGAACGGTCCGGAATTCAGTTAAGTGTCGGACCGCAGGCCAACTTGCCATTGGGTAGTTTTAAAGATGCATATGATTGGTCCATAGGTGGAAGTGTACAGGCGGATTTTCCTGTATTAAAGAATGACTTGTATGTAGTCGTTAACGCTGGTTATAATAATTTCTTTGCAAAAGAAGGAGCAGGTACCGGCAAAGATCTGGGTGTTATCCCCGTAAGCGCCGGTTTGAAATATTATTTTCCTAGCACTAATTTATATGTACAGGGTACTGCTGGTGTGGGATTTTTGACCAGCAAAGATGATGTTGCCGCCGATAAATCTGCTTCCTTTACCTATAGCCCGCAGGTCGGTTATTTATTAAATCTGGGCGGTCGTAATGCATTGGATATTGCGGTTAAGTTCGAAGGAGACAGCAAGATATACGACAATGGTAAGTCCAGCAATTTTCTGGGTTTACGTGTTGCATATAACTTGGGGCTGTAA
- a CDS encoding VOC family protein: MKAVQFRVARPTNRLKQIVRFYNEGIGLNILGQFENHEGYDGVMLGLPGKTYHLEFTQHIKEAVLAEPTKENLLVLYYDKIEDYNEANDRLKSFGAMPVEPENPYWKDKSTTYEDPDGWRVILFNGVFNP; the protein is encoded by the coding sequence ATGAAAGCCGTCCAGTTTAGGGTCGCGAGACCCACGAATCGATTAAAGCAAATAGTTAGGTTCTACAATGAAGGCATAGGATTGAACATCCTTGGACAATTTGAAAATCATGAAGGATATGATGGCGTTATGTTGGGACTACCCGGCAAGACTTATCATCTTGAATTTACGCAACATATAAAAGAGGCTGTGTTGGCTGAGCCCACCAAGGAAAATTTGTTGGTTCTGTACTATGATAAAATCGAGGATTATAATGAAGCAAACGATCGGCTAAAATCATTCGGCGCTATGCCGGTTGAGCCGGAAAATCCATATTGGAAGGATAAAAGTACGACGTATGAAGATCCCGATGGCTGGAGGGTCATCCTTTTTAACGGTGTTTTTAATCCTTAG